One genomic segment of Methanomassiliicoccales archaeon includes these proteins:
- the lipA gene encoding lipoyl synthase translates to MPVSEFTALPLAKPDWLRTIAAVGGDFDRVREVTRKHSLHTVCDSSHCPNIRECWSERSATFMILGDMCTRHCRFCAVNHGDPKGENDDSEPSRVAEAIKELGLKYVVITSVTRDDLKDGGASAFAETVRAIREVSDCRVELLIPDLSGKENALRVLADSVPDVIGHNIETVERLQRMVRDPRSSYAGSLNLLGWLKGLYPDMVTKSSMMLGLGETRDETVRTMSDLRAVGVDAIAIGQYLKPKGGNLPISEYVEPAAFKSLEEQARAMGFRFITCGPLVRTSYKAQRILELIGGA, encoded by the coding sequence ATGCCCGTGAGTGAATTTACAGCGCTCCCTTTGGCAAAGCCCGATTGGCTGAGGACGATCGCGGCGGTCGGCGGGGACTTCGATAGGGTTAGGGAAGTGACAAGGAAACATTCCTTGCACACTGTCTGTGATTCTTCCCACTGTCCAAACATTCGAGAGTGCTGGTCAGAAAGAAGCGCGACCTTCATGATCCTAGGAGACATGTGCACCCGGCATTGCAGGTTCTGCGCGGTCAACCATGGCGACCCCAAAGGAGAAAACGATGATTCGGAACCATCAAGGGTCGCCGAGGCCATAAAAGAGCTTGGGTTGAAGTATGTGGTCATAACCAGTGTCACCCGGGATGACCTTAAGGATGGTGGTGCATCGGCCTTCGCAGAGACGGTCCGAGCGATACGCGAAGTATCGGATTGCCGCGTCGAGCTCCTTATACCGGACCTGTCCGGCAAGGAGAACGCGCTCCGGGTGCTAGCCGATTCCGTACCGGATGTGATCGGTCACAACATAGAGACCGTCGAGCGCCTCCAAAGGATGGTAAGAGATCCCAGATCCTCCTATGCCGGGTCGCTGAATTTGTTAGGCTGGCTGAAGGGTTTGTATCCAGATATGGTAACAAAGAGTTCCATGATGCTCGGCCTGGGAGAGACCCGGGATGAGACCGTGCGCACAATGTCGGACCTGCGTGCCGTCGGGGTTGACGCGATCGCGATAGGGCAGTACCTTAAACCCAAGGGAGGCAACCTCCCGATTTCGGAATATGTGGAACCGGCTGCGTTCAAGAGCCTCGAGGAACAAGCTCGTGCCATGGGGTTCCGGTTCATCACGTGTGGACCCTTGGTCCGTACATCTTACAAAGCACAGAGGATCCTAGAATTGATCGGAGGGGCATAA